In Kineococcus sp. NBC_00420, a single genomic region encodes these proteins:
- the hutI gene encoding imidazolonepropionase — protein MSTVYTGIGELTTNDPEVGGEDLLARVPDAALVVEDGRVAWTGPSDRAPAADERVDLGGRAVLPGWVDSHSHLVFAGDRTSEFEARMAGKPYAAGGIATTVTATRAATDDQLRAGLRRHVAEALAQGTTTLETKTGYGLTVAEELRAARLAAEFTDEVSWLGAHIVAPGVSPEDYLAELVGPQLDAVAGHVRWADVFCETGAFDEEQSRAVLLAARAAGLGLRVHGNQLTQGPGVRLACELDAASVDHCNHLAPADVDALAASDTVATVLPACDLSTRQPLAPARRLLDAGAQVAIAANCNPGSSYTSSVAFCVATAVLQMHLTVAEAVHAATFGGAQALRRTDVGRLTVGARADLHVLDAPSVTHLAYRPGVPLTHAVHRAHRPD, from the coding sequence GTGAGCACCGTCTACACGGGGATCGGCGAACTCACCACGAACGACCCCGAGGTCGGGGGGGAGGACCTGCTCGCCCGGGTCCCCGACGCCGCCCTCGTCGTCGAGGACGGCCGGGTCGCCTGGACCGGTCCTTCCGACCGGGCTCCCGCCGCCGACGAGCGCGTCGACCTCGGCGGCCGCGCCGTCCTGCCCGGCTGGGTCGACTCCCACTCCCACCTCGTCTTCGCCGGCGACCGCACGAGCGAGTTCGAGGCCCGGATGGCCGGGAAGCCCTACGCGGCGGGCGGTATCGCCACGACCGTCACCGCGACCCGCGCCGCCACCGACGACCAGCTGCGCGCGGGACTGCGCCGGCACGTCGCCGAGGCGCTCGCGCAGGGCACCACGACGCTGGAGACGAAGACCGGTTACGGGCTGACCGTGGCCGAGGAACTCCGCGCGGCGCGGCTGGCCGCCGAGTTCACCGACGAGGTCAGCTGGCTCGGCGCCCACATCGTGGCCCCCGGCGTCTCCCCCGAGGACTACCTCGCCGAACTCGTGGGCCCCCAGCTCGACGCCGTGGCGGGCCACGTCCGCTGGGCCGACGTGTTCTGCGAGACGGGCGCCTTCGACGAGGAGCAGTCCCGCGCCGTCCTGCTCGCCGCCCGGGCCGCGGGCCTCGGCCTGCGTGTCCACGGCAACCAGCTCACGCAGGGACCGGGGGTGCGGTTGGCCTGTGAACTCGACGCCGCCAGCGTCGACCACTGCAACCACCTCGCCCCGGCCGACGTCGACGCCCTCGCCGCCTCGGACACGGTGGCGACCGTCCTCCCCGCCTGCGACCTCTCGACCCGGCAACCCCTCGCGCCCGCGCGTCGGCTGCTGGACGCGGGCGCGCAGGTCGCGATCGCCGCGAACTGCAACCCCGGTTCCAGCTACACCAGTTCCGTCGCGTTCTGCGTCGCGACGGCCGTCCTGCAGATGCACCTCACCGTCGCCGAAGCCGTCCACGCCGCGACCTTCGGCGGCGCGCAGGCCCTGCGCCGCACCGACGTCGGCCGCCTGACGGTGGGGGCCCGGGCCGACCTGCACGTCCTCGACGCCCCCTCGGTGACCCACCTCGCCTACCGCCCCGGCGTCCCCCTCACCCACGCCGTCCACCGCGCTCACCGACCGGACTGA
- a CDS encoding formimidoylglutamate deiminase, translating to MSSFWCESAWLDGGPVRGVRVEFTNGRTTSVTREPRPLDGDRELRGLVFPGFANAHSHAFHRGLRGRTHADGGSFWTWRTAVYALAGRLDPDGYRELATAAFTEMVLAGWTAVGEFHYLHHRPDGTPYDDPNAFALALRDAARTAGIRLTLLDTLYLTSAPGKPPLAEQRRFSDGTAQAWAARVRAIPTDEFFRVGVAAHSVRAVGPADLTVVAETGWDLGVPVHVHLSEQPAENEVCRQAYGCTPTELLDRAGALSPALTVVHANHVTDADVALLGARQVSVAACPTTEADLGDGVGRNRALADAGAVLALGTDQHAVVDPFLETRGLEAAARLGSLRRGVFDPAELVAALTTGGHRSLGLEGGSIVVGQPCDLVAVDTDSVRTAGSDPAQVPMTATAQDVTDVVVAGEFRVRGGQHETVPRERVAEILRSLT from the coding sequence GTGAGCTCCTTCTGGTGCGAGTCGGCGTGGCTCGACGGGGGCCCCGTCCGCGGGGTCCGCGTCGAGTTCACGAACGGCCGCACCACCTCAGTCACCCGCGAACCCCGGCCGCTCGACGGTGATCGGGAACTCCGGGGACTGGTGTTCCCGGGTTTCGCGAACGCGCACTCGCACGCGTTCCACCGCGGCCTGCGAGGGAGGACCCACGCTGACGGCGGGTCGTTCTGGACCTGGCGCACCGCCGTGTACGCCCTCGCCGGCCGCCTCGACCCCGACGGCTACCGGGAACTCGCGACGGCCGCGTTCACCGAGATGGTCCTCGCCGGCTGGACCGCCGTGGGGGAGTTCCACTACCTGCACCACCGCCCCGACGGAACCCCCTACGACGACCCGAACGCGTTCGCCCTGGCCCTGCGCGACGCCGCCCGCACGGCCGGGATCCGCCTCACCCTGCTCGACACGCTCTACCTGACCTCCGCCCCCGGGAAACCCCCGCTGGCGGAGCAGCGTCGGTTCTCCGACGGCACCGCCCAGGCCTGGGCCGCCCGTGTCCGGGCGATCCCCACCGACGAGTTCTTCCGGGTCGGGGTGGCTGCGCACTCGGTGCGGGCCGTCGGCCCGGCTGACCTCACCGTCGTCGCCGAGACGGGCTGGGACCTCGGGGTCCCCGTGCACGTCCACCTCTCCGAGCAACCCGCCGAGAACGAGGTCTGCCGGCAGGCCTACGGCTGCACGCCGACGGAACTCCTCGACCGCGCCGGGGCCCTCAGCCCGGCGCTCACCGTCGTGCACGCCAACCACGTCACCGACGCCGACGTCGCGTTGCTGGGTGCCCGCCAGGTCTCCGTCGCGGCCTGCCCCACGACCGAGGCCGACCTCGGCGACGGTGTGGGGCGCAACCGCGCGCTGGCCGACGCGGGGGCGGTCCTCGCCCTCGGCACCGACCAGCACGCCGTGGTCGACCCCTTCCTGGAGACCCGCGGTCTCGAGGCCGCCGCCCGGCTCGGGTCGTTGCGGCGCGGGGTGTTCGACCCCGCGGAACTCGTTGCCGCGCTCACCACCGGCGGCCACCGCAGCCTCGGCCTGGAGGGCGGTTCGATCGTCGTGGGCCAGCCCTGCGACCTCGTCGCCGTCGACACGGACTCGGTCCGCACGGCCGGTTCCGACCCGGCCCAGGTCCCGATGACGGCGACCGCGCAGGACGTCACCGACGTCGTCGTCGCGGGGGAGTTCCGCGTCCGCGGTGGGCAGCACGAGACCGTCCCCCGCGAGCGCGTCGCCGAGATCCTCCGGAGCCTGACGTGA
- the hutU gene encoding urocanate hydratase codes for MEHLPRPVRAQRGNALQAKSWQTEAPLRMLMNNLDAEVAERPDDLVVYGGTGKAARSWEAYDAIVRTLETLEDDETLLVQSGKPVGVFRTHEWAPRVLIANSNLVGDWATWPEFRKLEQAGLTMYGQMTAGSWIYIGTQGILQGTYETFAAVADKKFGGTLAGTITLTGGAGGMGGAQPLAVTLNEGAVLVVDVDRARLQRRVDHGYLDELATDLDDALARAVAARDERRGLSVGVVGNAATVFTELLDRGAPIDVVTDQTSAHDPLSYLPEGVSVEEWHDLAAKDPEGFTLMARASMAKQVKAMVDFQDRGAEVFDYGNSIRQEAVLGGYDRAFEFPGFVPAYIRPQFAEGRGPFRWVALSGDPKDIERTDRAILELFPHDEKLRRWITAAGEKVHFEGLPARICWLGYKERHLAGLKFNELVANGEISAPIVIGRDHLDSGSVASPYRETEAMADGSDAIADWPLLNALLNTASGATWVSLHHGGGVGIGRSIHAGQVTVADGTDLAAQKIERVLTNDPGTGVMRHVDAGYERAAEVARERGLRVPMWEQ; via the coding sequence GTGGAACACCTTCCCCGCCCCGTCCGCGCCCAGCGCGGCAACGCACTGCAGGCCAAGAGCTGGCAGACCGAGGCGCCGCTGCGCATGCTGATGAACAACCTCGACGCCGAGGTCGCGGAACGCCCCGACGACCTCGTCGTCTACGGCGGCACCGGCAAGGCCGCCCGCTCCTGGGAGGCCTACGACGCGATCGTCCGCACCCTCGAGACCCTCGAGGACGACGAGACGTTGCTGGTCCAGTCCGGCAAACCCGTCGGGGTGTTCCGCACCCACGAGTGGGCACCCCGCGTCCTCATCGCGAACTCGAACCTCGTCGGCGACTGGGCGACCTGGCCGGAGTTCCGCAAGCTGGAACAGGCCGGGCTGACGATGTACGGCCAGATGACCGCGGGTTCCTGGATCTACATCGGGACCCAGGGCATCCTGCAGGGCACCTACGAGACGTTCGCCGCCGTCGCTGACAAGAAGTTCGGCGGAACCCTCGCCGGTACGATCACCCTCACCGGCGGGGCCGGCGGCATGGGCGGTGCGCAACCGCTCGCGGTGACCCTCAACGAGGGGGCGGTCCTCGTCGTCGACGTCGACCGCGCTCGGCTGCAGCGTCGCGTCGACCACGGCTACCTGGACGAGCTCGCCACCGACCTCGACGACGCGCTCGCCCGCGCCGTGGCGGCCCGCGACGAACGTCGCGGCCTCTCCGTCGGGGTCGTCGGCAACGCGGCGACCGTGTTCACCGAACTCCTCGACCGGGGCGCCCCGATCGACGTCGTCACCGACCAGACCTCCGCGCACGACCCGCTCAGCTACCTCCCCGAGGGGGTCAGCGTCGAGGAGTGGCACGACCTCGCCGCCAAGGACCCGGAGGGTTTCACCCTCATGGCCCGGGCGTCGATGGCCAAGCAGGTCAAGGCCATGGTCGACTTCCAGGACCGCGGGGCCGAGGTGTTCGACTACGGCAACTCGATCCGCCAGGAGGCCGTCCTCGGCGGCTACGACCGCGCGTTCGAGTTCCCCGGGTTCGTCCCGGCCTACATCCGCCCGCAGTTCGCCGAGGGGCGCGGGCCGTTCCGCTGGGTCGCGCTCTCGGGCGACCCGAAGGACATCGAGCGCACCGACCGGGCGATCCTCGAACTGTTCCCGCACGACGAGAAGCTCCGCCGCTGGATCACCGCCGCGGGGGAGAAGGTGCACTTCGAGGGCCTGCCCGCACGGATCTGCTGGCTCGGCTACAAGGAACGTCACCTCGCCGGGCTGAAGTTCAACGAACTCGTCGCGAACGGCGAGATCTCCGCGCCCATCGTCATCGGCCGCGACCACCTCGACTCCGGTTCCGTGGCCTCGCCCTACCGCGAGACCGAGGCCATGGCCGACGGTTCCGACGCCATCGCCGACTGGCCGCTGCTGAACGCCCTGCTGAACACCGCCTCCGGGGCCACCTGGGTCTCGTTGCACCACGGGGGCGGCGTCGGCATCGGCCGTTCCATCCACGCCGGGCAGGTCACCGTCGCCGACGGCACCGACCTCGCCGCGCAGAAGATCGAACGCGTCCTCACCAACGACCCGGGGACGGGCGTCATGCGCCACGTCGACGCCGGGTACGAACGCGCCGCAGAGGTCGCGCGGGAACGGGGTCTGCGCGTCCCCATGTGGGAACAGTGA
- the hutH gene encoding histidine ammonia-lyase produces MAGVNTVIVSSGPVSPGDVVAVARHGARIELDPAALTEVGASRKRIEALADDVEPHYGISTGFGALATKHIPTEQRAQLQRSLVRSHAAGSGPEVETEVVRATMLLRLSTLMTGRTGVRVATAEAYAALLNAHLTPVVFEHGSLGCSGDLAPLAHCALAVMGEGTVRTRDGEELPAAQALAASGLEPVVLAEKEGLALINGTDGMLGQLVLALDTLENLFATADLAAAMSVEALLGTDAVFADDLQALRPQTGQRIAAGNIRRALAGSPIVASHRGPECTRVQDAYSLRCAPQVHGAGRDTAAHARNVATAELAAAVDNPVVTLDGRVESNGNFHGAPVGYVLDFLAIAVADLASISERRTDRLLDTKRSHGLPAFLAHDAGVDSGLMIAQYTSAGIVSELKRLAVPASVDSIPSSAMQEDHVSMGWSAARKLRRALDGLTRVLAIEVMTAARGLDLRAPLNPGPVTGVVLARVRETTAGPGPDRFLAPEIEAVVAAVVSGELLAAARSVTEIA; encoded by the coding sequence ATGGCGGGTGTGAACACCGTCATCGTGTCCTCCGGACCGGTCTCGCCGGGCGACGTCGTCGCCGTCGCCCGCCACGGCGCCCGGATCGAGCTCGACCCGGCGGCCCTGACCGAGGTCGGGGCCTCGCGGAAGCGGATCGAGGCGCTCGCCGACGACGTCGAACCGCACTACGGCATCTCGACGGGTTTCGGCGCGCTCGCGACGAAGCACATCCCCACCGAGCAGCGGGCCCAGTTGCAGCGCAGCCTTGTCCGTTCGCACGCGGCGGGTTCCGGCCCCGAGGTCGAGACCGAAGTCGTCCGCGCGACGATGCTGCTGCGCCTCTCCACCCTGATGACCGGCCGCACCGGCGTCCGCGTCGCCACCGCCGAGGCCTACGCCGCGCTGCTGAACGCCCACCTCACCCCCGTCGTGTTCGAGCACGGCTCGCTCGGCTGCTCCGGTGACCTCGCCCCGCTCGCGCACTGCGCGCTGGCCGTCATGGGCGAGGGCACCGTCCGCACCCGCGACGGCGAGGAACTCCCGGCCGCGCAGGCCCTCGCGGCTTCGGGTCTGGAACCCGTCGTCCTCGCCGAGAAGGAGGGCCTGGCCCTCATCAACGGCACCGACGGCATGCTCGGCCAGCTCGTCCTGGCCCTCGACACCCTCGAGAACCTGTTCGCGACCGCCGACCTCGCGGCCGCGATGAGCGTCGAGGCGCTGCTCGGCACCGACGCCGTGTTCGCCGACGACCTGCAGGCGCTGCGCCCGCAGACCGGTCAGCGCATCGCCGCCGGCAACATCCGCCGGGCGCTGGCGGGCTCGCCCATCGTCGCCAGCCACCGGGGCCCCGAGTGCACCCGCGTGCAGGACGCCTACTCGCTGCGTTGCGCCCCGCAGGTCCACGGCGCGGGTCGCGACACCGCCGCCCACGCCCGGAACGTCGCGACCGCGGAACTCGCCGCGGCCGTCGACAACCCCGTGGTCACCCTGGACGGCCGAGTGGAGTCGAACGGGAACTTCCACGGCGCCCCCGTCGGCTACGTCCTCGACTTCCTGGCCATCGCGGTCGCCGACCTCGCGAGCATCTCCGAACGTCGCACCGACCGGTTGTTGGACACCAAGCGCAGCCACGGCCTGCCCGCGTTCCTCGCTCACGACGCGGGGGTCGACTCGGGGTTGATGATCGCGCAGTACACCTCCGCGGGGATCGTCAGCGAGCTCAAGCGCCTCGCCGTTCCCGCCTCGGTCGACTCGATCCCGAGTTCGGCCATGCAGGAGGACCACGTCTCGATGGGCTGGTCCGCCGCCCGGAAGCTGCGTCGCGCCCTCGACGGCCTCACCCGCGTCCTGGCCATCGAGGTCATGACCGCCGCCCGCGGTCTGGACCTGCGGGCTCCCCTGAACCCGGGACCGGTCACGGGAGTTGTCCTCGCCCGTGTCCGCGAGACCACCGCGGGCCCCGGACCCGACCGCTTCCTCGCCCCCGAGATCGAGGCCGTCGTGGCCGCGGTCGTCTCGGGCGAACTGCTCGCCGCCGCCCGTTCCGTCACCGAGATCGCCTGA
- a CDS encoding IclR family transcriptional regulator: MVTSAEAPTVAAALRILSFMAAQQGPVAAATLARSLGLPRSSVYRLLSTLSEQGFVLHFPEARRYGLGIAAFELSSGYVRQEPVTRLGRPVLATLVDRVGESAHLAVLVGREVVYLVEERAPRRPALVTDVGVRLPSHLTASGRALLAALPREQVRALFPDASAFTRRGVTTQTHAGLRAELVRTRARGYAVEDGEITPGFSSVAVAVTDHAGWPVTSLAVTFEGTAVTDERRVELAEAVQRHAEELRRRLFGG; the protein is encoded by the coding sequence GTGGTGACCAGCGCGGAGGCCCCGACCGTCGCGGCGGCGCTCCGCATCCTGTCCTTCATGGCCGCGCAGCAGGGTCCGGTGGCCGCGGCGACGCTGGCCCGGTCGCTGGGTCTCCCGCGCTCCAGCGTCTACCGGCTGCTGAGCACGCTGTCCGAGCAGGGTTTCGTCCTGCACTTCCCCGAGGCCCGGCGCTACGGGCTGGGGATCGCCGCCTTCGAACTGAGCTCGGGCTACGTCCGGCAGGAACCGGTCACCCGGCTGGGGCGGCCGGTGCTGGCGACGCTGGTCGACCGGGTCGGGGAGAGCGCCCACCTGGCGGTGCTCGTCGGCCGGGAGGTCGTGTACCTGGTGGAGGAACGCGCGCCCCGGCGGCCCGCGCTGGTCACCGACGTCGGGGTGCGGTTGCCGTCGCACCTGACGGCGAGCGGTCGGGCGCTGCTGGCCGCCCTGCCGCGCGAGCAGGTGCGGGCGCTGTTCCCGGACGCGTCGGCGTTCACCCGGCGCGGGGTGACGACGCAGACGCACGCGGGGTTGCGTGCCGAACTGGTCCGGACCCGGGCCCGGGGGTACGCCGTCGAGGACGGCGAGATCACCCCCGGGTTCTCGTCGGTGGCGGTCGCGGTGACCGACCACGCCGGGTGGCCGGTGACGAGCCTGGCGGTGACGTTCGAAGGGACGGCGGTCACGGACGAGCGCCGGGTCGAGCTGGCTGAGGCCGTCCAACGGCACGCGGAGGAGCTCCGGCGGCGACTGTTCGGCGGCTGA
- a CDS encoding LGFP repeat-containing protein has protein sequence MVEVGKRHVRGAAAALVVLATAVTVPTAAAAPVERGTRSVASMRVDPVCTSDGDTLRVRMVDSYAVRWTTSSGLSYTTPPYDYPGPHPAPHRAYPLDFAEPAGSTTVTAYDEDGTVVASRTVRVTSCDDWAGRDGYLASGADEIGRPLYLGTVSATPQPWPDGSTSYAGTAGDLWVGPDGTAHAVPGEAARLYRTKGGPSGILGAVRHSTWMQTYRDRWSTGFAGGYIATSGVTGTHSVAAPFLDDSCTNWNLGEPDRYYFPQSTDFPVAEAVGPLRGGGWRQQYEGGTLVERPGSGCLVLWNGPIPDYWAATGYENGPLGYPRELTMSTTSIGFEGGTAFATTRVTPAAPLGVVVLNGEFLTAWRGSTNQPLRTVGTPETFPTRTPDGAGEFVQGSDGSIYRSRATGFHVVSDRTGFRGYWTARGWETGPLGYPAGEAFPTPRANSFGTTGWGQQFQGGMLYGFDSTFNVLAVRGAILDHWASLGYEQSSLGFPVGDEVGFPGGVRQQFQGGVLTWTAATGQVG, from the coding sequence GTGGTCGAGGTGGGGAAGCGTCACGTCCGGGGTGCAGCGGCTGCCCTGGTGGTCCTGGCGACGGCGGTGACGGTTCCCACGGCCGCCGCGGCACCGGTCGAGCGCGGAACGCGGTCGGTGGCGTCGATGCGGGTGGACCCGGTGTGCACGTCCGACGGCGACACGCTGCGCGTCCGGATGGTCGACAGCTACGCCGTGCGCTGGACGACGAGCTCGGGACTCAGCTACACGACGCCGCCCTACGACTACCCCGGGCCGCACCCCGCGCCCCACCGGGCCTACCCCCTGGACTTCGCCGAGCCCGCGGGGTCCACCACGGTGACCGCCTACGACGAGGACGGCACGGTCGTCGCGTCCCGAACGGTCCGCGTCACGTCCTGCGACGACTGGGCCGGCCGCGACGGGTACCTCGCGAGCGGCGCCGACGAGATCGGACGGCCGCTCTACCTGGGGACGGTGTCCGCCACGCCGCAACCTTGGCCGGACGGGTCGACCTCCTACGCGGGCACCGCCGGGGACCTCTGGGTCGGGCCGGACGGGACCGCCCACGCCGTCCCGGGGGAGGCCGCCCGCCTCTACCGCACGAAGGGTGGCCCCAGCGGGATCCTCGGCGCGGTCCGGCACAGCACGTGGATGCAGACCTACCGCGACCGCTGGTCGACGGGCTTCGCCGGCGGCTACATCGCGACCAGCGGGGTGACCGGGACGCACTCGGTCGCTGCGCCCTTCCTCGACGACAGCTGCACGAACTGGAACCTCGGTGAACCCGACCGGTACTACTTCCCCCAGTCGACGGACTTCCCGGTGGCCGAAGCCGTCGGACCGTTGCGGGGTGGGGGGTGGCGGCAGCAGTACGAGGGCGGCACCCTCGTGGAACGGCCGGGGTCGGGCTGCCTCGTCCTGTGGAACGGCCCGATCCCGGACTACTGGGCCGCCACGGGGTACGAGAACGGACCGCTGGGCTACCCGAGGGAACTCACGATGTCGACGACCTCCATCGGGTTCGAGGGGGGCACGGCGTTCGCGACGACGCGGGTCACCCCGGCGGCGCCGCTCGGCGTCGTCGTCCTCAACGGCGAGTTCCTCACGGCGTGGCGTGGGTCGACGAACCAGCCGCTGCGGACCGTCGGCACTCCCGAGACCTTCCCGACGCGCACGCCGGACGGGGCCGGGGAGTTCGTCCAGGGCTCCGACGGTTCGATCTACCGCAGCCGGGCCACCGGGTTCCACGTCGTCTCCGACCGGACGGGGTTCCGCGGCTACTGGACGGCGCGAGGGTGGGAGACCGGCCCGCTCGGGTACCCGGCCGGGGAGGCGTTCCCGACGCCGCGCGCGAACTCCTTCGGGACCACCGGATGGGGTCAGCAGTTCCAGGGCGGCATGCTCTACGGGTTCGACAGCACCTTCAACGTCCTCGCCGTCCGCGGCGCGATCCTGGACCACTGGGCGAGCCTCGGCTACGAGCAGTCGTCGCTGGGCTTCCCCGTCGGTGACGAGGTGGGGTTCCCCGGTGGGGTCCGCCAGCAGTTCCAGGGCGGCGTCCTGACCTGGACCGCCGCCACCGGGCAGGTCGGCTGA
- a CDS encoding nuclear transport factor 2 family protein, protein MTETTNPTTTARHSLDRWLTMWNTDGDIAREICADDFRIHFAVTEPDGSTPADDIRTAEDFVRYLAWWHGQNPGTVFSRVADAVDGDHGRLLWDVEAGGQQAGGVDVFDFAADGRVARVWSVGGQRSMRS, encoded by the coding sequence ATGACCGAGACCACGAACCCCACGACCACCGCCCGGCACTCGCTCGACCGGTGGCTGACCATGTGGAACACCGACGGCGACATCGCGCGGGAGATCTGCGCGGACGACTTCCGCATCCACTTCGCCGTGACCGAACCCGACGGGTCGACCCCGGCGGACGACATCCGCACCGCCGAGGACTTCGTGCGCTACCTCGCGTGGTGGCACGGGCAGAACCCCGGCACCGTCTTCAGCAGGGTCGCCGACGCCGTCGACGGCGACCACGGCCGGCTGCTGTGGGACGTCGAGGCGGGCGGGCAGCAGGCGGGCGGCGTCGACGTCTTCGACTTCGCGGCGGACGGGCGGGTCGCCCGGGTCTGGTCGGTCGGCGGCCAGCGGAGCATGCGCAGCTGA
- a CDS encoding helix-turn-helix transcriptional regulator: MKRAERQYALVDLLRGARRPWSAARLAEEFEVSARTIERDVSSLQLAGVPIYADHGARGGYSVLREYSLPPLNLSAAESLAVLAGLALLDSSPYRGAARRAKAKIAAVVAEDHRAPVQDVLERVQVVDAVAPAGEAVPLGMLADVIAARRVVRLDYAGEDDRATATVRDVETMGLLRAGDAWLLVGWCRLREAIRGFRIERITRLEILDEVPPARDPALLEADLARWPTRRLA; the protein is encoded by the coding sequence GTGAAACGAGCGGAGCGGCAGTACGCCCTCGTCGACCTGCTCCGCGGAGCGCGTCGACCGTGGTCCGCCGCCCGGCTCGCCGAGGAGTTCGAGGTGTCCGCACGCACGATCGAACGGGACGTCTCCTCGCTCCAGCTGGCCGGGGTGCCGATCTACGCGGACCACGGGGCCAGGGGTGGCTACTCGGTCCTGAGGGAGTACTCGCTGCCCCCGTTGAACCTCTCGGCCGCCGAGTCGCTGGCGGTCCTCGCCGGGCTCGCCTTGCTGGACTCCTCGCCGTACCGCGGGGCCGCGCGCCGCGCGAAGGCGAAGATCGCCGCGGTCGTGGCGGAGGACCACCGCGCGCCCGTGCAGGACGTCCTGGAAAGGGTGCAGGTCGTCGACGCCGTCGCCCCGGCGGGGGAGGCCGTCCCGCTCGGGATGCTCGCCGACGTCATCGCCGCCCGACGCGTCGTGCGGCTCGACTACGCGGGCGAGGACGACCGCGCTACGGCCACCGTCCGCGACGTCGAGACCATGGGCCTGCTGCGCGCGGGCGACGCGTGGCTGCTCGTCGGCTGGTGCCGTCTGCGGGAGGCGATCCGCGGTTTTCGCATCGAGCGGATCACCCGGCTCGAGATCCTGGACGAGGTCCCGCCGGCCCGCGACCCGGCGTTGCTCGAAGCCGACCTCGCGCGGTGGCCGACGCGGCGCCTCGCGTGA
- a CDS encoding dihydrofolate reductase family protein yields MGKLIYAANTSLDGYLEDETGAFDWSVPDEEVHSFWNEHERRIGTSLYGRRMYETMRVWEDDEWLRGEPDVVREYAEIWRDTDKVVYSATLGEVSTARTRIERSFDPDAVRTLKEASGADLSIGGATLAAEAFRHGLVDEVVLLLCPVVVGGGKPALPRELRVDLELLEHRRFGNGVVQVRHAVRNAS; encoded by the coding sequence GTGGGCAAGCTCATCTACGCGGCGAACACGTCGCTCGACGGCTACCTCGAGGACGAGACCGGCGCCTTCGACTGGTCGGTGCCCGACGAGGAGGTGCACTCCTTCTGGAACGAGCACGAACGCCGCATCGGGACCTCGCTCTACGGCCGGCGGATGTACGAGACCATGCGCGTCTGGGAGGACGACGAGTGGTTGCGGGGGGAACCGGACGTCGTCCGCGAGTACGCGGAGATCTGGCGCGACACCGACAAGGTCGTCTACTCCGCCACCCTCGGGGAAGTGTCCACGGCCCGGACGAGGATCGAGCGGAGTTTCGACCCCGACGCGGTGCGGACGCTCAAGGAAGCCTCCGGCGCGGACCTGAGCATCGGGGGCGCGACGCTGGCCGCGGAGGCGTTCCGGCACGGTCTGGTCGACGAGGTCGTGCTGCTGCTGTGCCCGGTCGTGGTCGGCGGCGGCAAGCCGGCGCTGCCCCGGGAGCTGCGCGTCGACCTCGAACTGCTGGAGCACCGGCGGTTCGGCAACGGCGTGGTGCAGGTGCGCCACGCGGTGCGGAACGCGAGCTGA
- a CDS encoding RidA family protein: MTPARTDDADVLAIVDRSGSDEQWWATAGPRAAADVGTRPPNWEGGNPAEGADVTRQTISTPDAPTSPFYSQGVKAGPQVFVSGTTGIDPSTGHLAGDTIQAQTRQALTNCRAVLAAGGASLDDVVEVGVLLAAPEDFAGMNEEYARWFPTDPPTRYAAKLGVEVPGLLVSIRMTAFTG; the protein is encoded by the coding sequence GTGACCCCCGCCCGCACCGATGACGCCGACGTGCTCGCGATCGTCGACAGGTCCGGCAGCGACGAGCAGTGGTGGGCCACCGCCGGTCCGCGCGCGGCGGCGGACGTTGGCACGAGGCCGCCGAACTGGGAGGGTGGGAACCCCGCCGAAGGAGCCGACGTGACCCGGCAGACCATCTCGACCCCGGACGCCCCGACCTCGCCGTTCTACAGCCAGGGGGTGAAGGCCGGACCTCAGGTCTTCGTCTCGGGGACGACCGGCATCGACCCGAGCACCGGTCACCTCGCCGGTGACACGATCCAGGCCCAGACCCGCCAGGCGCTGACCAACTGCCGGGCGGTGCTGGCGGCCGGCGGCGCGAGCCTCGACGACGTCGTCGAGGTGGGCGTGCTGCTCGCCGCTCCCGAGGACTTCGCGGGGATGAACGAGGAGTACGCGCGGTGGTTCCCCACGGACCCGCCCACCCGCTACGCGGCCAAGCTGGGCGTCGAGGTCCCGGGACTGCTGGTCTCGATCCGGATGACCGCGTTCACCGGCTGA